In Nitrospirota bacterium, a genomic segment contains:
- a CDS encoding ammonium transporter: MLKMLLTVGCVLGGAALSFAADAPPPKVVNSGDTAWMLVSTALVMLMTPGLGLFYGGMVRRKNVLGTIMHSFIILCMVSVIWVLWGYTLAFGPDKGGLIGGLEWFGLKGVGQEPSDYATTIPHLVFMMFQGMFAIITPALITGAFAERMKFSALLVFSALWLTFVYAPLCHWVWGGGWIGGALGALDFAGGTVVHINSAVAALAAIMFIGKRKGYGKVAMPPHNVTMTIIGGALLWFGWFGFNAGSALTSGGLASIAFVTTNTATGAAAMAWMLVEWYHRGKPTALGVVSGAVAGLVAITPAAGYVGPLASIIIGGVAGVICYTAVSLRPKHGLDDSLDVLGIHGVGGTWGALATGVFASTVINPAGKNGLLHGNPGQLLKQLIAVVASYVFVFVASAIILKIVDLIIGLRLSEEDESIGLDLAVHGESGYDFEH, encoded by the coding sequence ATGTTAAAAATGTTGTTAACTGTAGGATGTGTACTTGGAGGGGCTGCACTGAGTTTTGCTGCTGATGCACCGCCGCCAAAAGTGGTAAACTCCGGAGATACCGCATGGATGCTGGTATCCACTGCGCTTGTTATGTTGATGACCCCAGGATTGGGGCTTTTTTATGGCGGTATGGTTAGAAGAAAAAACGTTCTTGGCACTATTATGCATAGTTTTATAATTCTTTGTATGGTAAGTGTGATATGGGTTTTATGGGGCTACACGCTTGCTTTTGGACCTGATAAGGGTGGATTAATAGGCGGCCTGGAGTGGTTTGGTTTAAAAGGAGTCGGGCAGGAGCCCTCCGATTATGCCACAACGATACCGCATTTGGTGTTTATGATGTTTCAGGGAATGTTTGCAATAATCACACCGGCACTTATAACTGGAGCGTTTGCAGAAAGAATGAAATTTTCTGCGCTTTTAGTGTTTTCAGCGTTGTGGCTAACCTTTGTCTATGCGCCGCTTTGTCATTGGGTATGGGGTGGAGGATGGATAGGGGGAGCGTTAGGCGCTCTTGATTTTGCAGGGGGTACGGTTGTGCACATAAACTCTGCAGTGGCTGCCCTTGCCGCCATCATGTTTATAGGTAAACGTAAGGGGTACGGGAAAGTTGCTATGCCTCCACATAATGTAACTATGACAATTATTGGAGGAGCCCTTCTGTGGTTTGGATGGTTTGGGTTTAACGCGGGGAGCGCCCTTACCTCCGGCGGTCTTGCATCTATTGCGTTTGTTACCACAAATACTGCTACAGGAGCTGCCGCTATGGCATGGATGTTAGTAGAGTGGTATCATAGAGGAAAACCAACAGCTCTTGGCGTAGTTAGTGGTGCTGTAGCTGGTCTTGTTGCCATAACACCTGCAGCTGGATATGTAGGGCCTTTGGCTTCTATTATAATTGGCGGTGTAGCTGGAGTAATTTGCTACACAGCGGTAAGTCTCAGACCAAAGCACGGACTTGATGACTCCCTCGACGTACTTGGCATTCACGGAGTGGGCGGAACCTGGGGAGCACTGGCAACCGGAGTATTTGCCTCAACTGTGATTAACCCGGCAGGTAAAAACGGACTGTTGCACGGCAATCCAGGACAACTTCTTAAACAGTTAATAGCAGTGGTGGCAAGCTATGTGTTTGTGTTTGTAGCATCGGCTATAATTCTTAAAATAGTTGATTTAATCATAGGGCTGAGGCTTTCTGAGGAGGATGAATCCATCGGACTTGATCTGGCCGTACACGGAGAGAGCGGATACGATTTTGAACATTAA
- a CDS encoding HAMP domain-containing histidine kinase, whose amino-acid sequence MNLPNIYKLIGESFRYKILTFTIAVMAIISVVYTYESVKTEKNIMRAELIARAEEVISLMARASELAVLSENGEYLRKSLNSITSIKDVTAAVLFDKNWRPLIRTKGHIPLKSGNISVNQPVTFTDEPEAMNFYAPIFTIIVPEETLLNDSAPITLVNTKQKLIGWVAITFSKLPIIQAQKQNLYHRITMAIVFTSMGSVLIYILITLLTKPLKLVTEAVIDFHNGRFQEIGVNSMDEIGTLANEFNLMATAIKLRTEELNQINVSLENRVQEEIRKRRQQEQLIIQQSKFIAMGEMIIAIAHHWRQPLNAIGVMVQEIKDAYNYNELSEEFFRTITRDVMEQLRFMSRTIDNFSNYFKPSTEKTQFDVLDSVHEAVSLLSAQMIENGIELCFEPSIDENLRTLGYKNEFIQVLLNLIINARDAVMDAVDKGVLQKGEGQISLSCLKKENTIFIKIKDNAMGIRQELESKIFDPFFTTKGLSKATGLGLYMSKTIIEHNMDGKIYAENLPKGAVFTIELQSV is encoded by the coding sequence ATGAATCTTCCTAATATCTATAAGCTTATAGGTGAATCGTTCAGGTATAAAATTCTGACATTTACTATTGCGGTAATGGCTATAATTTCAGTCGTTTATACATATGAGTCGGTGAAGACGGAAAAAAACATAATGAGAGCGGAACTCATTGCAAGAGCCGAAGAGGTGATATCGCTGATGGCAAGAGCCAGTGAACTGGCCGTTCTTTCCGAAAACGGCGAATATTTAAGAAAATCTCTGAATTCCATAACGAGCATTAAAGATGTGACGGCGGCCGTTCTTTTTGACAAAAACTGGAGACCACTGATTCGTACAAAGGGACATATCCCGTTAAAATCAGGAAATATTTCAGTAAATCAGCCGGTTACATTTACGGATGAACCGGAAGCTATGAACTTCTATGCGCCGATATTTACAATAATTGTCCCGGAAGAAACATTACTTAACGACTCCGCCCCCATAACCCTCGTTAATACCAAGCAAAAACTCATCGGATGGGTAGCCATAACTTTTTCAAAACTGCCCATTATACAAGCTCAAAAACAAAACCTGTACCATAGAATTACGATGGCTATCGTCTTTACATCCATGGGAAGTGTTTTAATCTACATATTGATTACTCTTCTTACAAAACCGCTTAAACTGGTAACCGAGGCGGTTATTGATTTTCATAACGGCAGGTTTCAGGAGATTGGGGTAAACTCGATGGATGAAATTGGTACCCTGGCTAACGAGTTTAATCTTATGGCTACCGCTATTAAACTTCGCACCGAGGAACTCAATCAGATTAACGTAAGCCTTGAAAACCGTGTGCAGGAGGAAATCCGGAAGCGCCGCCAACAGGAACAATTAATAATCCAACAGTCTAAATTCATCGCCATGGGTGAAATGATCATTGCTATAGCGCATCATTGGCGGCAGCCGTTAAATGCAATAGGGGTGATGGTTCAGGAGATAAAAGACGCTTACAATTATAACGAATTATCTGAGGAGTTCTTTCGCACCATTACAAGAGACGTTATGGAACAGCTTAGGTTTATGTCAAGAACCATTGATAACTTCAGTAATTATTTTAAGCCGTCTACGGAAAAAACACAATTTGACGTCCTTGATTCCGTTCATGAGGCGGTATCGTTGCTCTCGGCGCAAATGATTGAAAACGGCATCGAACTATGCTTTGAACCCTCTATCGACGAAAATTTGCGCACTCTTGGATATAAAAACGAGTTTATTCAAGTTCTTCTTAATTTAATAATCAATGCCAGAGATGCCGTTATGGACGCCGTGGATAAAGGAGTTTTACAAAAAGGAGAAGGACAAATTTCGCTCTCTTGCTTAAAAAAGGAAAACACCATATTCATAAAAATAAAGGACAACGCCATGGGCATCAGGCAGGAACTTGAAAGTAAAATATTCGATCCGTTCTTCACTACAAAGGGTCTTTCGAAAGCAACCGGTTTAGGGTTATATATGTCCAAGACCATTATAGAACACAATATGGATGGAAAAATATATGCCGAAAACCTCCCTAAAGGTGCAGTGTTTACTATCGAACTGCAGAGTGTTTGA
- a CDS encoding P-II family nitrogen regulator produces the protein MKKIEAIIKPFKLDEVKDALNTAGVHGLTMTEVKGFGRQKGHTEVYRGTEYVIDFIPKVKIEVVVDDTMVSKVLEVIEKTAKTGKIGDGKIFIYTVEDAIRIRTGERGTIAL, from the coding sequence ATGAAAAAAATCGAGGCAATAATCAAACCGTTTAAACTTGATGAGGTCAAAGACGCCCTCAACACAGCAGGAGTGCACGGACTTACAATGACGGAGGTTAAGGGATTTGGACGGCAAAAGGGACATACAGAGGTGTATCGTGGTACAGAGTATGTGATTGATTTTATACCAAAGGTTAAGATTGAGGTAGTAGTAGATGACACAATGGTTTCAAAAGTGCTGGAGGTAATAGAGAAGACAGCCAAAACCGGAAAAATCGGTGATGGTAAGATTTTTATCTATACTGTTGAAGATGCAATCAGGATTAGGACAGGGGAAAGAGGAACAATTGCACTATAA
- a CDS encoding ammonium transporter, whose protein sequence is MPAATATVEQGVAPPVAPPAAVASPAPAPPSKPDPSGTNTGGASDVVGASAGAPTADDMKNLGTKEPLAAKLADVIGHNRVALNFMWTLVCGFLVFFMQAGFALVETGFTRAKNAGHTMAMNLMVFVFGVIGYWIMGFALQMGGVGALSTLGGTGLLDSEFVIKLFGKEFGIFGMKAFFLSGQSYDTAIFTLFLFQVVFMDTTATIPTGAMAERWTFKSFVVYSFFISMIVYPFYANWVWGGGWLSQLGKNFNLGHGVVDFAGSSVVHMTGGVAALAGAIVLGPRLGKYKADGTPNAIPGHHIPMAVLGCIILTFGWFGFNPGSTLAGGDLRISVIAVNTMLASVAGSFSAMIYMWMFYKKPDISMSANGLLAGLVAITAPCAFVTAPAAILIGFIAGLLCCMSVFFVEGTLKVDDPVGAVSVHGVNGAWGLIALGLFADGTYGDGLNNVTGTVKGLFYGDASQLIAEIIGICTNIVFVFVTMYVFFKILDKIIPLRVSAEVELEGLDQSEVAVSAYPDFSIHKNR, encoded by the coding sequence ATGCCTGCTGCAACGGCAACGGTTGAGCAAGGTGTGGCACCTCCTGTAGCACCTCCAGCGGCAGTGGCCTCGCCTGCCCCGGCGCCGCCCTCAAAACCTGACCCCTCCGGTACAAACACCGGAGGAGCCTCTGACGTTGTTGGTGCAAGCGCAGGAGCTCCAACGGCTGACGACATGAAAAATTTAGGTACAAAAGAGCCCCTGGCTGCTAAACTTGCCGACGTAATCGGACACAACAGGGTTGCGCTGAATTTTATGTGGACTCTGGTTTGCGGATTTTTGGTGTTTTTCATGCAGGCAGGTTTTGCCCTTGTTGAGACCGGGTTTACAAGAGCTAAAAACGCCGGACACACGATGGCTATGAATCTGATGGTCTTCGTATTTGGAGTAATAGGCTACTGGATTATGGGCTTTGCACTTCAGATGGGAGGCGTTGGAGCTTTATCAACTCTGGGCGGCACAGGACTATTGGACAGCGAGTTTGTAATCAAGCTTTTTGGTAAGGAATTCGGAATTTTTGGTATGAAAGCATTCTTTCTTTCAGGGCAGAGCTATGATACCGCCATATTCACCCTTTTCCTCTTTCAAGTGGTTTTTATGGATACCACTGCTACCATACCAACAGGGGCAATGGCAGAGAGATGGACGTTTAAATCATTTGTAGTTTATTCGTTCTTCATTTCGATGATAGTTTATCCTTTTTATGCAAACTGGGTATGGGGCGGCGGATGGCTTTCTCAGCTTGGGAAAAATTTCAACCTGGGCCATGGCGTAGTGGATTTCGCAGGGTCCTCAGTAGTTCATATGACAGGTGGTGTTGCAGCTTTAGCAGGGGCAATCGTTCTTGGCCCAAGGCTTGGTAAATATAAGGCAGACGGAACACCTAATGCTATTCCGGGACATCATATACCGATGGCAGTGCTTGGCTGTATTATTCTTACGTTTGGCTGGTTTGGGTTTAATCCTGGTTCGACTCTTGCCGGCGGAGACCTGAGGATATCCGTCATAGCTGTAAATACAATGCTTGCGTCGGTAGCAGGCTCCTTCTCCGCTATGATCTACATGTGGATGTTCTATAAAAAACCCGACATATCTATGTCAGCCAACGGCCTCCTGGCAGGGCTCGTTGCAATTACCGCTCCATGTGCCTTCGTAACCGCTCCGGCAGCTATATTGATAGGGTTTATTGCAGGCCTTCTGTGCTGCATGAGTGTGTTCTTTGTTGAGGGAACGCTAAAAGTTGACGATCCCGTGGGTGCAGTATCCGTGCACGGGGTTAACGGTGCGTGGGGTCTTATAGCGCTCGGTCTCTTTGCGGATGGCACATATGGCGATGGGTTAAATAACGTCACCGGCACAGTAAAGGGATTATTCTACGGCGATGCTTCGCAGTTGATAGCCGAAATCATAGGCATATGTACTAACATAGTTTTTGTATTCGTTACTATGTATGTATTCTTTAAGATACTCGATAAGATAATACCTCTCAGGGTATCTGCGGAGGTTGAACTAGAGGGACTCGATCAAAGCGAGGTAGCAGTATCCGCGTATCCTGATTTCAGCATACATAAAAACAGATAA
- the mtnA gene encoding S-methyl-5-thioribose-1-phosphate isomerase, which yields MVETIRWEAGRVEILDQRVLPDVVTYIKCDNYKLVVDCIKNLSIRGAPAIGIAASMGVALAASTIEAMSVAELTGKLAPVFKDLLDSRPTAVNIRWAVERATKLLSENQPLAVQEVKELLVNDSISVLKEDIEINKAIGRWGAEFIKNGSRILTHCNAGSLATGGYGTATAPMRTAKEQGKRISVIADETRPVLQGARLTAWELMQDSIDVTLITDNTAGAIMKKGDVDLCIVGTDRTVRNGDVANKIGTYSVAVLAKENNIPFYVAAPLSSIDFTLADGDSIPIEERAADEVTNVFGKCKIAPQGVKVRNIAFDVTPARYITAIITEKGAFRPGDLHHLADPDFDYEKIRIKKPV from the coding sequence ATGGTAGAAACTATAAGGTGGGAGGCCGGGCGTGTAGAAATACTTGACCAGCGGGTGCTGCCAGATGTGGTGACTTATATTAAATGTGACAACTACAAGCTGGTTGTGGATTGTATTAAAAATCTGTCCATCCGGGGGGCTCCCGCTATAGGGATAGCGGCATCCATGGGTGTTGCTCTTGCAGCAAGCACAATTGAAGCCATGTCGGTTGCCGAGCTGACCGGGAAACTTGCTCCTGTGTTTAAAGACCTGTTGGATAGCCGTCCAACAGCGGTAAATATCCGCTGGGCTGTTGAAAGAGCAACAAAGCTACTGAGTGAAAATCAACCTCTTGCGGTTCAGGAGGTAAAAGAGCTTTTGGTCAATGACAGCATATCGGTATTAAAAGAAGACATAGAGATTAATAAGGCAATAGGCAGATGGGGAGCAGAATTTATAAAAAACGGCAGCCGGATTCTTACTCACTGTAATGCCGGTTCTCTTGCTACCGGAGGATATGGCACTGCAACCGCCCCTATGCGTACAGCTAAAGAGCAGGGAAAACGCATCTCCGTAATAGCTGATGAGACCAGACCAGTCCTTCAGGGTGCAAGGCTTACTGCATGGGAACTTATGCAGGATAGTATTGACGTAACCCTGATAACCGACAACACGGCAGGAGCCATTATGAAAAAAGGCGATGTGGACTTATGTATCGTTGGAACTGACAGAACAGTCAGAAACGGGGATGTGGCTAATAAAATCGGAACGTATTCGGTAGCCGTGCTGGCTAAGGAAAACAATATTCCTTTTTATGTGGCAGCGCCATTAAGCAGTATAGATTTTACGCTTGCCGATGGGGATAGTATTCCAATAGAGGAAAGAGCCGCCGATGAGGTGACAAATGTGTTCGGTAAGTGTAAAATAGCTCCACAGGGTGTTAAAGTCAGAAATATTGCTTTTGATGTAACACCTGCAAGGTATATAACTGCTATAATAACGGAAAAGGGAGCATTTAGACCCGGGGATTTACATCATCTTGCGGATCCGGATTTTGATTATGAAAAAATAAGGATAAAGAAACCTGTCTGA
- a CDS encoding TonB-dependent receptor — MGKHIYVLILSVIYFLSLSYVLYADDEPFLASTKEELLMFYEEKELTAATRYETPLKQAPVSAIIITAREIKDMGARNIVDVLKTVPEIGGTFTVNGILMFEMRGISTYKSEKILFMIDGHVLHKPFQGQDLPQVYYSIATEKIKQIEIIKGPASALYGADAFLGVINVVTKDPADIDGLQMTVTGGNFQTAGGDILYGKKFKDFSLVINYDYFTTEGYKATIEKDILSRTPYSEAPGQTDLSRQRHDGFVELSYKDLTYRGQVIDIKPGQYIGLNYALTHNNDVLFLDFWNDLKYKHDFSDTLTASARIYFDRWAQDARVEIFPAGINRSFPEGMLGRPMVKNSVYGVELQGDAKLSANNRLIFGTQYEHEKQYDVVSYGNYNPVTGQYIGPVQDFASSGNFIEEADRSIYSLYAQDEWSPVSSLHLHAGGRFDKFNDFGSTFNPRGAAVWEFVPDADLKVMYGTAFRAPNYVEMYTKNNPTSKGNPDLSPEKAKTFETSLAYRFTKNLRGSVGFFKSWITDLIQGDTTTPQPIIYRNIGSVDVDGIEAEFKGNYGASNYWKISYTFQRPMDEGAHRRLSYVPAQRAVLSINHEFGRYIDVYSDIQWVDRRSRDIGDTRPDLPQYTVVNIAATLKNIVKNFELRGAIHNLFDTKYAYPDTSGHLQSVYYDFPADGIAATLWVSYKF, encoded by the coding sequence ATGGGAAAGCATATATATGTACTGATATTGAGCGTGATATATTTTTTAAGTTTAAGTTATGTCTTGTATGCAGATGATGAGCCGTTTTTGGCCTCTACCAAAGAGGAACTTCTTATGTTTTATGAAGAGAAGGAACTGACAGCCGCTACCCGTTACGAAACGCCTCTGAAGCAGGCGCCCGTATCCGCGATTATTATCACGGCCCGGGAGATAAAAGACATGGGTGCAAGGAATATCGTAGACGTACTTAAGACGGTGCCGGAAATTGGAGGTACGTTTACAGTAAATGGCATCCTTATGTTTGAGATGAGGGGGATAAGCACATATAAGTCTGAAAAAATTCTTTTTATGATAGACGGCCATGTTTTACATAAGCCTTTTCAGGGACAGGACCTGCCACAAGTTTATTACTCGATAGCAACAGAAAAAATAAAGCAAATAGAAATAATTAAAGGTCCCGCGTCGGCTCTTTATGGAGCGGATGCTTTCTTAGGCGTAATAAACGTCGTGACAAAAGACCCTGCGGATATCGACGGTTTACAAATGACCGTGACGGGGGGAAATTTTCAGACTGCGGGCGGCGATATACTTTACGGTAAGAAATTTAAAGACTTTTCGCTTGTAATCAATTACGATTACTTTACGACTGAAGGTTATAAAGCCACAATCGAAAAAGATATCCTTTCGAGGACACCTTATTCCGAGGCGCCCGGCCAAACCGATTTGTCAAGACAAAGACACGATGGTTTTGTGGAGCTGTCTTATAAAGATCTGACGTATCGAGGACAGGTCATAGACATTAAACCGGGCCAATATATTGGATTGAACTACGCCCTTACACACAATAACGATGTACTTTTTTTAGATTTCTGGAACGATTTAAAATACAAACATGATTTCTCGGACACTCTCACCGCCTCGGCAAGAATATATTTCGACCGATGGGCGCAGGACGCCAGAGTGGAGATTTTCCCTGCGGGCATAAATAGAAGTTTTCCCGAAGGGATGTTGGGAAGACCGATGGTTAAAAACAGTGTTTACGGCGTAGAGCTTCAAGGCGACGCAAAACTATCGGCAAACAACAGGCTCATATTCGGTACACAGTACGAACATGAAAAGCAATATGATGTCGTTTCTTATGGTAACTATAATCCGGTTACGGGACAGTATATCGGTCCTGTACAGGATTTCGCTTCGTCTGGAAACTTCATTGAAGAGGCCGACAGAAGTATTTATTCACTATATGCGCAGGATGAATGGAGTCCGGTTTCAAGCTTACACTTACACGCGGGGGGCCGTTTCGATAAATTCAACGATTTCGGTTCTACCTTTAATCCAAGAGGCGCCGCTGTATGGGAGTTTGTACCTGATGCCGACCTGAAGGTCATGTACGGAACGGCATTCCGCGCTCCCAATTACGTTGAAATGTATACCAAGAATAATCCTACAAGTAAGGGTAACCCGGATTTATCGCCCGAAAAAGCGAAAACTTTTGAGACATCGCTTGCATATAGATTTACGAAAAACCTCAGGGGGAGTGTCGGGTTTTTCAAAAGCTGGATAACCGATCTTATCCAGGGAGACACAACTACACCGCAACCGATTATTTACAGAAACATAGGCAGCGTAGACGTTGACGGAATAGAAGCCGAATTTAAAGGTAATTACGGAGCATCGAATTATTGGAAAATTTCGTATACCTTTCAACGTCCTATGGACGAAGGGGCACACCGGCGGCTGTCTTATGTGCCGGCTCAGCGTGCGGTATTGTCAATTAACCACGAATTTGGCCGGTATATAGACGTTTACTCCGATATTCAATGGGTTGACAGGCGGTCAAGGGATATTGGCGATACAAGGCCGGATTTACCTCAATATACGGTTGTAAACATTGCGGCGACGCTTAAAAATATAGTAAAGAATTTTGAACTGAGGGGGGCGATTCATAACTTGTTTGACACAAAATACGCTTATCCGGACACTTCCGGCCACCTTCAATCAGTCTACTATGACTTTCCGGCGGATGGAATTGCAGCTACTCTTTGGGTGTCTTATAAGTTTTGA
- a CDS encoding P-II family nitrogen regulator: MKKIEAIIKPFKLDEVKDALNAVGVQGLTMTEVKGYGRQKGHTEVYRGAEYVVDFIPKVKIEVVIDDSMLAKVVETIEKTAKTGKIGDGKIFIYSVEDVLRIRTGERGHDAL, encoded by the coding sequence ATGAAAAAAATCGAGGCAATAATCAAACCGTTTAAGCTTGACGAGGTCAAAGACGCCCTTAACGCAGTAGGAGTACAGGGGCTTACCATGACTGAGGTCAAGGGCTATGGACGGCAGAAGGGCCACACGGAGGTTTACCGGGGAGCAGAATATGTAGTGGATTTTATACCTAAAGTCAAAATCGAGGTAGTAATTGATGACTCAATGCTTGCAAAGGTGGTCGAAACGATAGAAAAAACGGCCAAAACCGGCAAAATAGGAGACGGTAAGATTTTTATCTATAGTGTCGAGGACGTTTTAAGAATAAGAACTGGTGAAAGAGGACATGACGCCCTGTAA